In the genome of Halapricum salinum, one region contains:
- a CDS encoding ICP22 family protein, whose translation MGLLDAIRSALGGGDAEESAGEEDEAVATDSVSTGTSTATQPSEKPTAETEQPTETSGGEATDSDSEPASETETTDDETGTEPTTAAESTPADGPDAEATTAESAAGTSPGDESDASRPLTADDESGFDHLTTETVSDGPDMAEEAAAFITEAEDTAEEHEDDATRIEEIPEDDPRAEFVAQAEDLVEFWGEYELDYTLESLTNLDDLVDEQWDPERFEDVEFGGEDYDSQVFTDTVTQLGSYFGEVLVRQQDGTWQQETGVGWTITVPSGPESEAAGATVTVFQVAEDCLTGASTFTGMHDALADRLNLSGRAGDGETPVDLDRADIETVASDEEIDDAAERLREGAEDLAERWPSYDLDFSIDSLERLEELLDAEVDRERFEGVELGDETDQESMLLTAHVVGVAGYLAEVLRRQSGAEWAEQGRMVLVVEHGDSRTRIDPIEVAIASVRGTGSLTTAVPDL comes from the coding sequence ATGGGGCTGCTCGATGCAATTCGGTCGGCGCTCGGCGGTGGCGACGCCGAAGAGTCAGCCGGCGAGGAAGACGAGGCGGTCGCGACCGATTCAGTGTCGACCGGAACCTCGACAGCCACGCAGCCGAGTGAGAAACCGACAGCCGAAACCGAACAGCCAACCGAGACGAGCGGAGGCGAGGCGACCGATTCGGACTCCGAGCCAGCGAGCGAGACTGAGACGACCGACGACGAGACGGGAACCGAGCCGACGACAGCGGCCGAGTCGACACCGGCTGACGGACCGGACGCCGAGGCGACTACGGCCGAGAGCGCCGCTGGGACGTCCCCAGGCGACGAATCGGACGCGTCCAGGCCGTTGACGGCCGACGACGAGTCGGGCTTCGATCACCTCACCACCGAGACGGTCAGCGACGGCCCGGACATGGCAGAAGAGGCCGCGGCGTTCATCACCGAGGCCGAAGACACGGCCGAGGAACACGAGGACGACGCCACCCGAATCGAGGAGATTCCCGAGGACGACCCGCGGGCGGAGTTCGTCGCCCAGGCCGAGGACCTCGTGGAATTCTGGGGTGAGTACGAACTCGACTACACCCTCGAATCGCTGACGAACCTCGACGATCTCGTCGACGAGCAGTGGGACCCCGAGCGCTTCGAGGACGTCGAATTCGGCGGCGAGGACTACGACTCGCAGGTCTTTACTGATACTGTGACACAGCTGGGGAGCTACTTCGGGGAGGTACTGGTCCGCCAGCAGGACGGCACCTGGCAGCAGGAGACCGGCGTCGGCTGGACCATTACTGTTCCGTCGGGTCCCGAGAGCGAGGCCGCCGGCGCGACGGTGACGGTCTTCCAGGTCGCCGAGGACTGTCTCACCGGGGCGTCGACCTTTACTGGCATGCACGACGCGCTGGCCGACCGCCTGAATCTCTCGGGGCGGGCCGGCGACGGCGAGACGCCGGTCGATCTGGACCGTGCGGACATCGAGACCGTCGCCAGCGACGAGGAGATCGACGACGCCGCTGAGCGCCTCCGCGAAGGGGCCGAAGACCTCGCAGAGCGCTGGCCGAGCTACGACCTCGATTTCTCGATCGACTCGCTGGAGCGCCTTGAGGAGCTACTCGATGCGGAGGTCGATCGCGAGCGCTTCGAGGGCGTGGAGCTGGGCGACGAGACCGACCAGGAGTCGATGCTGCTGACGGCCCACGTCGTCGGCGTCGCGGGCTATCTCGCGGAGGTCCTGCGACGCCAATCCGGCGCTGAATGGGCCGAGCAGGGTCGGATGGTGCTGGTCGTCGAGCACGGCGACTCCCGGACCCGAATCGACCCCATCGAGGTTGCCATCGCCAGTGTTCGTGGCACCGGGTCGTTGACGACGGCCGTGCCTGATTTGTAA
- a CDS encoding SLC13 family permease: MFGLSAGVLVVFAIILAALALFVTEVVPVDVTALGILVTLLLVQPVTEQLTTWGLLAEPIYVLTQPGSDVSATSQGLSGFASTATITVLAMFILSAGVRRTGVIQILGSKIAAYTRDDETKQLGATIGLVSPISGFINNTAAVAILLPMVTDLAQKGKTSPSKLLMPLSFASMFGGTLTLIGTSTNILASEITGRLGRELGIASLDEFSMFEFTSLGIVVMLVGMAYLMTVGRWLTPARIKPAEDLTEEFEMADYLTEVVVREDSPIVGQTVQTALQDTDFDVDLVQLIRDEAVFLEPLGPKVIQPGDVFAVRTDRDTLVELMDVDGLDLLPEVEVTEEELEAAENEAQNLVEVVVAPGSTLVGETLASMNFRQRYDATVLAFRRGGEIIHERMEDTRLRVGDTLLIQGTADSIDRLNNNRNFIVAQEVQRPDYRQSKIPVAVGLVAAVVGLAALTPIDIATAALGGALGMILTGCLKPTEIYDSVQWDVIILLAGVIPLGIALEVTGGAALIADGIVALAPSLPPILVLGLMYVVTAVLTNVISNNASVVLMIPVAVEAATQLGANPFAFVLAVTFAASTAFMTPVGYQTNLFVYGPGGYRFTDYVRVGAPLQALLAVVTTIGIAVIWGLQPPA; this comes from the coding sequence CTGTTCGGACTCTCGGCAGGCGTCCTCGTCGTCTTCGCGATCATCCTCGCAGCGCTGGCGCTGTTCGTCACCGAGGTCGTCCCGGTCGACGTCACCGCGCTGGGAATTCTGGTCACGCTGTTGCTCGTCCAGCCGGTCACCGAGCAACTGACGACGTGGGGGCTGCTCGCCGAGCCGATCTACGTCCTCACCCAGCCCGGTAGCGACGTCAGCGCGACTTCCCAGGGACTCTCTGGGTTCGCGAGCACGGCGACGATCACCGTGCTGGCGATGTTCATCCTCAGCGCGGGCGTCCGGCGCACGGGTGTGATCCAGATCCTCGGCTCGAAGATCGCCGCGTATACGCGCGACGACGAGACGAAACAACTGGGCGCGACGATCGGCCTCGTCAGTCCCATCTCGGGGTTCATCAACAACACCGCCGCCGTCGCAATCTTGCTGCCGATGGTGACCGACCTCGCCCAGAAGGGTAAGACCTCGCCATCGAAACTGCTGATGCCGCTGTCCTTTGCGTCGATGTTCGGCGGGACGCTGACGTTGATCGGGACGTCGACGAACATCCTCGCCAGCGAGATCACGGGCCGGCTCGGCCGCGAACTGGGGATCGCCTCCCTCGACGAGTTTTCGATGTTCGAGTTCACCAGCCTCGGGATCGTCGTCATGCTCGTCGGGATGGCCTATCTGATGACCGTCGGGCGCTGGCTCACGCCCGCGCGGATCAAGCCCGCCGAGGACCTCACCGAGGAGTTCGAGATGGCCGACTACCTGACGGAGGTCGTCGTGCGAGAGGATTCACCGATCGTCGGCCAGACCGTCCAGACCGCGTTGCAGGACACCGACTTCGACGTCGACCTCGTGCAGTTGATCCGCGACGAGGCGGTCTTCCTCGAACCACTCGGGCCGAAAGTCATCCAGCCGGGCGACGTCTTCGCCGTCCGGACCGACCGCGATACGCTCGTCGAACTGATGGACGTCGACGGCCTCGACTTGTTGCCGGAAGTCGAGGTCACAGAGGAGGAGTTAGAGGCCGCCGAGAACGAGGCCCAGAACCTCGTCGAAGTCGTCGTCGCGCCGGGATCGACACTTGTCGGGGAGACGCTGGCGAGCATGAACTTCCGCCAGCGCTACGACGCGACGGTGCTGGCCTTCCGGCGTGGCGGGGAGATCATCCACGAGCGGATGGAAGACACGCGGCTCCGGGTGGGGGACACGCTGTTGATCCAGGGGACCGCCGACAGTATCGACCGTCTGAACAACAACCGCAACTTCATCGTGGCACAGGAGGTCCAGCGGCCAGACTACCGCCAGTCGAAGATCCCCGTCGCGGTCGGGCTCGTCGCTGCCGTGGTCGGGCTGGCCGCGCTGACGCCGATCGACATCGCGACGGCCGCGCTCGGCGGTGCACTCGGGATGATCCTGACGGGTTGTCTCAAGCCGACGGAGATCTACGATTCGGTCCAGTGGGACGTCATCATCCTGCTGGCTGGTGTGATCCCGCTCGGGATCGCCCTGGAGGTCACGGGTGGCGCGGCGCTGATCGCCGACGGGATCGTCGCGCTCGCGCCGTCGTTGCCGCCGATCCTCGTCCTCGGGTTGATGTACGTCGTCACCGCCGTCCTGACGAACGTCATCTCGAACAACGCCTCGGTGGTGTTGATGATCCCCGTCGCCGTCGAGGCGGCCACCCAACTGGGAGCAAATCCCTTCGCGTTCGTGCTCGCGGTAACGTTCGCGGCCTCGACGGCGTTCATGACGCCCGTGGGGTACCAGACGAACCTCTTCGTCTACGGCCCGGGTGGGTATCGATTCACGGACTACGTTCGCGTGGGCGCGCCGCTGCAGGCGCTTCTGGCCGTGGTGACGACGATCGGGATCGCGGTCATCTGGGGATTGCAGCCGCCGGCCTAG
- a CDS encoding pro-sigmaK processing inhibitor BofA family protein codes for MVTFLEIGLVLLVLAIVFGAYKVVKTIKPFVWNAVLGLVVFVLADLLLGLSIAITPISLLVVAIAGVPGALLVILLSYLDVAFVAALVLA; via the coding sequence ATGGTCACGTTCCTCGAAATCGGGCTGGTCCTCCTCGTACTCGCGATCGTCTTCGGCGCGTACAAGGTCGTCAAGACGATCAAACCGTTCGTCTGGAACGCCGTCCTCGGACTGGTCGTGTTCGTCCTCGCTGATCTCCTACTGGGACTATCGATCGCGATCACACCAATCTCGCTACTTGTCGTCGCAATCGCCGGCGTCCCAGGCGCGCTACTGGTGATCCTGCTGTCGTATCTCGACGTCGCGTTCGTCGCCGCGCTCGTTCTCGCCTAG